The genomic interval ATAAAGAGCACACACAGTACAGCCCTGACGGCATTTAACGTAGAAATATGTATATTGGTAACCCCACAGCCATCacttatattaaaacaaattacaGTGATGCTGTGCTTTCGTGAGCCCAAAACCAACAAGAAAATGgagttttctctttcattctctggttaagaaggaaatgaaatatgaCTGTGGAGTTTATCATGATTTCCACTGGCAGAAGTTAAAATAATAGCACTTTAAGTACTTAAAAGAACCAAGCTTCAgttatttggaaatgatttttatgTGTACCCCAGATTTCTTGGTGACCCCTGCCAAGGCATTACCTATGTCTGTGGGGTTGTCtctgtgtcaaaaaaaaaaaaaaaaaagtttctctgaACAATTAAGGCGGCAGATAGTTGTCAGTAATTTTTCCAACTTTTGTAAATGTTCACCCTCATCCCGTTGAAATGATTTGTAATTGGGAGAGAATGATGTCATCTTTTGAACTTAAGTTATGTCACTATTTTCAAAAATCCACAagtctccttggatttatctagCTTTTAAGAGATTTTTGAAGAAATCTGTCCCTtagaatataaaaaatcaatcaataaatgggtGTTTATGGTGTTTAGTAATCATAACCATGCTTCTCTGACGTAATGTACGATATAACcacattccttccttcccatctttCGGAGCACTGCCAAGATACCTGGACACCAACAGGTGCCCCAATATTGTAATTTGGGGAGGTTTTCGTTATTGCTGTCAATCCATTGTTAGCAACATTAAGATAGATTCTTACTACTATTGAACATAAGGAGTAAGTTAAACTACCTCTTGGGATTCTAATGTAAATTAAATCCCAATTTAATTTAAAGGATtctaatggattttaatgtagattaaaaagaaaatatgtttaccTCTGATCACCTTGTCTGTAAGTTCTGGAAAGGTCTGTTGCCACATCAGGTTAGCCATTTTGAACAGATACTAGAGAgaaagatgttattttttaaaaacgggAGGCATTTTAGAAACCCTTGATACCCTTGTAATAAGCTGcggattgtttttttttaagtcatagaaatttatttcatacatttcaACTGATTCATTTAGGCCAAGGGTTTAGGCCAATGATTACACAGTAATCATTGCCCAGGGAAAGGGAGAATCaaatttcatgactttttttttttcttctgcagtatCATAAAATCCCCAGGTCTTCAGGCCGGAGTCCCCCTCATTATATGATCATGcatctagttttcttttattaaaagatCACATATTTAGAATGATGAAAATGGTACCCAAGGCTAAGGAAGGACCCTGGACACTGCACATAGAATTTGAGTATCCAGAGTGCTCTAGTGATGGTCTGGTTAATCCCTTTTCACTGAGGGAAGTTTCGGTGACGCCGCAGGCACGTCATCTAAAGGGTGTTTGCATCTGGCCGCCGCTCCACACCCCAGCCTTAAATAAGAGCAAGAAAAACATCACGCTCTCAGTTCATTTCCCCTCTTTTTATTTAAAGGTTTTCACAAATCTCAAATGCCCTTTTCTGACTTTTTAGGTCCCGTTGTCACACAGGACATCGCCACGTATCACACGGTGTTTCTTTTGGCCATCTTGGGAGGAATGGCTTTCATTCTTTTGGTTTTGCTGTGTCTCCTTTTATATTATTGCAGGTAAAGTTTTACCATTGAGGCACTGtcttttttaatttggaatttcTTGCGCAAGCATTGATCTCGAGGTCCTTTTCTGAGTCGAGGTccttttttctcctgaaaaagTACCTAAGAACTGAACATCTGTCACGTAAGTTGCAAACAAAGTGGGAGGCACACTGTAAAATGTTTCTTAGAAGGGCGGTCACAAAACAATAAGTTGTCATGATTCATTCAGAATAGTCCTAAATGGTAATGAAGAGATGATATTCTCAAGGACAGAGCAGAACTATTCTTATTCTGATGCCTCATCTGATCGACTTGCAAGACTGTTTATCGTCGACGCTGCTTTTGAATGGATAACTTGGATGTACTTGGGGTAAAATCTGCACATTGTGACTCTCAGAATCAAACTAGGGCAGAGGGTGCGGGGTGAGAAGGCTTCTGGCTGCCAATTCGTTGCGCTGCCTTGTTTCTTCCTGTGGGAATTGAGGATTAGGTTTCGACTTGAACCTTCACTGTTCTGAGAATCTTTAATCTTGGGGTTTGTATCTTTGATCGCAGGCGGAAGTGCTTGAAACCCCGCCAGCACCATAGAAAACTGCAACTTCCTGCCACCCTGGAGAGTTCCAAAAGGGATCAGTCAACTTCCATGTCACACATCAACCTGCTGTTTTCTCGGCGGGAATCAGAATTCCCTGGCCCGCTCTCCGTCACCAGCCAGGGCCGCCCCCCGGACGCCCCGGGCTCAAAGGAGCTGATGAGCGGAGTCCATTTAGAGATGATGTCTTCCAGCGGGGAGGTGGACATGCACACGCCCATGCTGAAGCTCTCCTACAGCACCTCGCAGGAGTTCAGCTCTCGGGAGGAACTCCTGTCTCACAAGGAGGGGGATAAAAGCCAAATCTCCTTTGACAACCTGACACCGAGTGGGACGTTGGGAAAAGACTACCGTAAGTCGGTGGAGATTTTCCCCTTAAAGGCCAGGAAATCTGTGGAAAGGGAAGGCTATGAGTCCCCCGGCAACAGTGACTACAGGAGGAATTACAATGCCGTGCTCTCGCAGCCTTTATTTGAAAAGCAAGACAGAGACGGTCAGGCCTCCGTGACCCACATTTCCACAGGAAGTAAGCTCACCATTCAGGAACACATGTACCCCGCGCCTTCGTCTCCGGAGAAAGACCAGCTCACGGAGCGCAGACCTACTGAATGTATGATGTCGCGATCAGTAGACCACCTGGAGAGACCTACCTCTTTCCCGCGGCCCGGCCAGCTGATCTGCTGTAGTTCCGTGGACCAGGTCAATGACAGCGTTTACAGGAAAGTATTACCTGCCTTGGTCATCCCGGCTCATTACATGAAACTCCCGGGGGACCATTCGTACGTGGGCCAGCCCCTGGTCGCCCCAGCGGACCAGCAGCTCGAGATCGAAAGACTGCAGGCCGAGCTCTCCAGCCCTCACGCGGGCCTCTTCCCACACGCCTCCTCGCAGATCCAGGCCCAGCCCTTGTCTTGCCAGGCCATCTCGCAGCAGCACCTACAGGACGCGGGCACCCGGGAGTGGACCCCGCAGAACGCGTCCATGTCCGAGTCCCTCTCCATCCCGGCGTCCCTGAACGACGCGGCCTTGGCTCAGATGAACAGCGAGGTCCAGCTCCTGACCGAAAAGGCGCTGTTGGAACTTGGGGGTgggaagccccttccccacccccgggCCTGGTTCGTGTCCCTGGACGGCCGGTCCAATGCACACGTCAGACATTCCTACATTGATCTCCAAAGAGCTGGGAGGAACGGAAGCAATGATGCCAGTTTGGATTCTGGCGTGGACATGAATGAACCCAAATCTGCGCGGAAGGGAAGAGGGGACCCCTTGTCTCTGCCGCAGAACCGCGCGCCGGTCCAGGAGCACGTTCAGAAAGAGCCGCGGGCCGCGGACGGCTCGGCCTACACGCAGCTCGTGTACCTGGACGACACGGACCAGGGCGGCGTGGAGGGCGGCGCCGCGGTCGCGACGCCCGAGGACAGTGCCCTGCGGTGCCTGCTGGACGGCGCCAGCCGGAGGGGCGGCGGCCAGCTGCCCAGCCTGCAGGAGGAGACGACGAAGCGAACGGCGGACGCCGCCCCGGCGCCATCGGCCAGTCCCGACGAGACGCGATCCGCCCCggaggacgaggacgaggacgaggacgaggacgaCCAGGGCGAAGGCAAGAAGAGCCCGTGGCAGAAACGGGAGGAGCGGCCCCTGATGGCGTTCAACATGAAATGAGCGGCCCGAGCCGCCCCGCGGGGGCCGAGAAGCCAGTTGCCAGACATTCTCTCTCGCGGAAGCGCCGGCCAGTTTGCGGAGGAAGTGGAGCCACGTCCGCCGTGGGAAGTGGGCGTTCTTCTGCAGTTACCGTTTGCTGTCGGGGTGTTAGGAAGGAGAGTTCTTACTCAGAAGGAAGAACGCGTCGCCTCCAGGGAGATGGCCGAACGGAGTGTCTGAATGTCCGCGCGCGTCGTTCCCCGTACTTGATGTGTCCGCCCCCGGGGACACCAAAAAATCCACACGTGATGTCGCTGGGTTCTGATGATAACCTCAGTTCTCCCGCAGATTCTGGGAACCGATGGAACTCTTTTTTGCATCGCTGGAATCCATTCTATCACAATAATGCTCCTGTGAAGTTACTGTTGAGAAATTAGCTCGGCACTTAGTGTCTGGAGGTATGCATTATCTCAAAGGAAAACTATGCATCGCTGCTTCGTGGTCTTACTTTGCTTAGATTGTTGCTTTGGCTAGGTTTCGTTTCCGATTTGCTTTTgttaaacacacacgcacacgcgcgcgcacacacacacacacacacacacacacacatttggttGTAAGGAATTTATTCCTTCGTTTTCACCTGTTCTGCTTCCCGGTGGTTTATTTCGGTATCTCCTTTCAGGAACTTCTGAGTGTCACCTCTGAACATCCAAGCCTCTTAATGAAATTGTACTGAAGTTTTTATCAGCTGCCAGTCCTTCACTTCTGGTCCCATTAACTCCAAGTGCCTTTTTTACAGTGACAACAGACAGTCCCTTACTTTgctttttttcgtttgtttttctTACCTTCTTTAATTGAACTGCCTGGATTTTATAAAGTTATGAAACGATCCCCCTTTTCTTTCACCTGCATGCCGCCAAGTGCCCATTCGTGCTCTGCATTCTCATTGCAGCTCAGTGTATTCTCGTTCTCACGTGCGACGTGGATTCTGTTTAGCTAAGCTAGCCTAGAGGACACTTTAGCCGTCCCCTTCCCTCCGCCATCCTCTTGGCCACTAGGCACCATTATGGTTTTATTGGCTGTTTGTATATACGGTTACGTATTAACTCTGGAATCCTTTGGGCTGATCTTGCTCACCAAACACGGAGTATGGACTGAGCAAGTAGACTGAATGTGACTATTAAATCTTATGTACTATCCAAAAGTGCCAGAATGACTCTTCTGTGCATTCTCCTTAAAGAGCTGCTTGGTTATCcaaaaatgaaaactcagaataaactcttaaaaaaaaaaaaaaaaaaaaaaacctgtcttgtggtccttttcattcattctgaGCCGTAATTGGTTTTAGAGTTGCCATTAAGCATTCTCTCTTCATCCCTTGGCAGTCTGGAAGGCCAGTTGTTGGATTTATACTCAAAGGCTAACAcatggcggggggagggataaattgggagattgggatggacacgtacacactgctatatataaaatagataactaataatgccctactgtctagcacagggaactcttctcagtactctgtaatggcctatatgggaaaagaatctaaaaaagagtgggtacatgtatacgtataaccgattcactttgctgtacacctgaaaccagcacaacattgtaaatcaactatactccaataaaaattaaacaaacaaagaaaaaagaccaacACTTGGATGCCTAGGAATTGACATGATGGTTAAATCCTAAAAATCCACCTTGCTGTttaatttcattcaaaaataCAAGGTAACATTTTATTGTGTTTCCGCACTTTACAAAAAAACTAATGTTTTATGTTCAGTGTTGATCCAGCTTCGAAAAGATGTCGTTCACATGACCAGAACCATCCCAGATGTGTGAAACTATTAATCAAAATCATTACTGGAGCCGTCAGAATATAGCACAGATTGGTGGAAATAAATTAAGCTAGCTAGCTTCGTTATAAAATCTTTATTCATGAATTTCACA from Physeter macrocephalus isolate SW-GA chromosome 11, ASM283717v5, whole genome shotgun sequence carries:
- the FAM171A1 gene encoding protein FAM171A1, whose translation is MSRSAALLLCLLGCNVWKAVTKTLREPGAGAQEVTLKVHISDASTHQPVPDALIEIFTNQVSIASGTSGTDGVAFLKFQYKLGSQLIVTATKHAYVPNSAPWKPIRLPVFSSLSLGLLPERSATLMVYEDVVQIVSGFQGSRPQPRVHFQRRALRLPENTSYSDLTAFLTAAGSPSEVDGFPYLRGLDGNGTGNGTRYDLTPVTAVSVHLLSNDGTPVLVDGPIYVTVPLATQSSLRHNAYVTAWRFDQKLGTWLKSGLGLVHQEGSQLTWTYIAPQLGYWVAAMSPPNPGPVVTQDIATYHTVFLLAILGGMAFILLVLLCLLLYYCRRKCLKPRQHHRKLQLPATLESSKRDQSTSMSHINLLFSRRESEFPGPLSVTSQGRPPDAPGSKELMSGVHLEMMSSSGEVDMHTPMLKLSYSTSQEFSSREELLSHKEGDKSQISFDNLTPSGTLGKDYRKSVEIFPLKARKSVEREGYESPGNSDYRRNYNAVLSQPLFEKQDRDGQASVTHISTGSKLTIQEHMYPAPSSPEKDQLTERRPTECMMSRSVDHLERPTSFPRPGQLICCSSVDQVNDSVYRKVLPALVIPAHYMKLPGDHSYVGQPLVAPADQQLEIERLQAELSSPHAGLFPHASSQIQAQPLSCQAISQQHLQDAGTREWTPQNASMSESLSIPASLNDAALAQMNSEVQLLTEKALLELGGGKPLPHPRAWFVSLDGRSNAHVRHSYIDLQRAGRNGSNDASLDSGVDMNEPKSARKGRGDPLSLPQNRAPVQEHVQKEPRAADGSAYTQLVYLDDTDQGGVEGGAAVATPEDSALRCLLDGASRRGGGQLPSLQEETTKRTADAAPAPSASPDETRSAPEDEDEDEDEDDQGEGKKSPWQKREERPLMAFNMK